In one Fusarium falciforme chromosome 5, complete sequence genomic region, the following are encoded:
- a CDS encoding Thioredoxin domain-containing protein → MPVELRKRKAREPPAPPPAPAKKRTPAAKTGKAAAAKVKAAPAKVPGKRGRPAKAKVEEEPAKEEEEKKEEEKVEEEKEEEKTEEKAEEPKETKKKSDKAEVGDVVDLDGFGGEIETNDGEKTTLKALVDESKAGVVLFTYPKASTPGCTKQVCFFRDSYEPLTAGGLAIYGLSADSPKANTSFKDKQKLPYPLLCDPKATLIGAIGLKKAPKGTQRGVFVIDKDGKVLVAEPGSPQGTVDRVKKLVEELAA, encoded by the exons ATGCCCGTTGAGCTCCGCAAGCGCAAGGCCCGCGAGCCTCCTGCGCCGCCACCCGCGCCcgcgaagaagaggacgcCGGCTGCAAAGACCGGCAAGGCCGCTGCTGCCAAGGTGAAGGCCGCTCCCGCAAAGGTCCCCGGCAAGAGAGGCAGAcctgccaaggccaaggtcgaggaggagcccgccaaggaggaggaagagaagaaggaagaggagaaggttgaagaggaaaaggaagaagagaagactgaggagaaggccgaggaaCCTaaggagaccaagaagaagagcgacaaggccgaggttgGCGATGTCGTTGACCTTGATGGCTTCGGCGGCGAGATTGAGACCAACGACGGCGAAAAGACAACTCTGAAGGCGCTCGTCGATGAGAGCAAGGCTGGCGTCGTCCTCTTCACCTACCCTAAGGCTTCTACTCCAGGAT GCACAAAGCAGGTCTGCTTCTTCCGCGACTCGTATGAGCCCCTCACAGCAGGCGGCCTGGCCATCTACGGTCTCAGCGCCGACTCTCCCAAGGCCAACACATCCTTCAAGGACAAGCAGAAGCTCCCCTATCCTCTGCTATGCGACCCCAAGGCGACGCTCATCGGTGCCATCGGCCTCAAGAAGGCCCCCAAGGGCACCCAGCGCGGCGTCTTTGTCAtcgacaaggatggcaaggTTCTCGTTGCCGAGCCCGGAAGCCCCCAGGGTACTGTTGACAGGGTGAAGAAGCTCGTTGAGGAGCTGGCTGCTtag
- a CDS encoding NADH-ubiquinone oxidoreductase 21.3 kDa subunit, which yields MSSQAAAKAAGGLVSIAKKQTVQSTGVWEVLRRFFAIDPERSNGVPLNPHFRNPPPGANPPLEYDDPVTLPAGDIADNPYWKRDSRRNYPQLSVVNQSQFAQLLTVGSAAAPKVELIGEAGEKQLVAVKEESQTGLAQALGKVAPGEATKDVFVNGLPPLPSGQSLSSGAWDVHKYEVTDTSYGEGYPCRSFK from the exons atgtcgtctCAAGCGGCCGCTAAAGCTGCCGGTGGCCTGGTCAGCATCGCCAAG AAGCAAACCGTCCAGTCGACGGGCGTGTGGGAGGTTCTCCGACGATTCTTCGCCATCGACCCCGAGCGATCCAACGGCGTCCCTCTCAACCCTCACTTCCGTAACCCTCCTCCCGGCGCCAACCCTCCTCTCGAGTACGACGACCCCGTGACGCTGCCCGCGGGCGACATCGCCGACAACCCCTACTGGAAGCGAGACTCGCGACGCAACTACCCTCAGCTCAGCGTCGTCAACCAGTCCCAGTTCGCCCAGCTCCTCACCGTCGGCAGCGCTGCTGCTCCCAAGGTCGAGCTCATCGGCGAGGCGGGCGAGAAGCAGCTCGTTGCTGTCAAGGAGGAGTCCCAGACCGGCCTTGCTCAGGCCCTCGGAAAGGTGGCGCCCGGCGAGGCCACCAAGGATGTGTTTGTGAACGgtctgccgccgctgcccaGCGGACAGAGCCTTTCTTCTGGAGCTTGGGATGTCCACAAGTACGAGGTGACGGACACGTCGTACGGCGAGGG ATACCCTTGCAGGTCGTTCAAGTAA
- a CDS encoding Yae1-N domain-containing protein, giving the protein METRNDTSDPFEDVLNLEERFYSEGYQLGLKDGIKAGRIEGRSFGMEKGFEKFLESGRLAGKAVVWANRMPPKDGSSSACTLPPLPRNARLEKNVNTLYALVEPDTLSTENSDDAVQDFDDRIKRAQGKAKIVERMAGGGGRESSGPSSTP; this is encoded by the coding sequence ATGGAGACAAGAAACGACACGTCCGACCCCTTCGAGGACGTCCTCAACCTTGAGGAGCGCTTCTACTCAGAAGGCTACCAACTAGGCCTCAAGGATGGCATCAAAGCGGGCCGCATCGAAGGCCGGTCCTTTGGCATGGAAAAGGGATTCGAAAAGTTCCTCGAGAGCGGCCGCTTGGCAGGAAAGGCTGTCGTTTGGGCAAACCGCATGCCACCGAAAGACGGATCCAGCTCGGCCTGCACGTTACCACCACTGCCGAGGAATGCAAGGCTAGAAAAGAACGTCAACACCTTGTATGCTCTCGTCGAGCCAGACACACTCTCGACGGAAAACTCGGATGATGCGGTTCAGGACTTTGACGACCGTATCAAGAGGGCGCAGGGAAAGGCCAAGATTGTTGAACGAATggcaggtggtggtggaaggGAGTCGTCCGGGCCATCTTCAACGCCATAG
- a CDS encoding Yae1-N domain-containing protein: protein MALPLVGKLAVVTGASRGIGLAISKALAARGANLVLAYTSANSAASTASLAAELSSKHSIKAVPIQADLGTTTGPASLVSQAAEAFSPLRIDILVNNAGVALNDKIPDIKPQDFTTSFNVNVLGPLLLVQAAQPYLPNDRSGRIINLSSVSSSLGFVGQSVYGGTKAALEAMTKTWARELSENCTVNAINPGPVRSEMYSRNSEEFKRLIKPFIQNAPLMAVRPGVDDPAIVEEAKTTGGRAGEAEEIAGVVAMLAGPESSWITGQVICANGGMIFGMQ, encoded by the exons ATGGCTCTCCCTCTTGTTGGCAAGCTCGCCGTCGTCACTGGCGCCTCCCGAG GCATCGGTCTGGCTATCTCCAAGGCTCTCGCCGCCCGCGGCGCaaacctcgtcctcgcctACACCTCTGCCAACTCTGCCGCTTCCACAGCCAGCCTGGCCGCCGAGCTGTCCTCCAAGCACTCCATCAAGGCCGTGCCCATCCAGGCCGACCTCGGCACCACCACCGGTCCCGCCAGCCTCGTCTCGCaggccgccgaggccttCAGCCCTCTCCGcatcgacatcctcgtcaacaacGCCGGTGTCGCCCTCAACGACAAGATCCCCGACATCAAGCCCCAGGATTTCACCACCAGCTTCAATGTCAACGTCCTTGGCCCCCTGCTGCTCGTCCAGGCTGCTCAGCCCTACCTCCCCAACGACCGCTCCGgccgcatcatcaacctcagcAGTGTGAGCTCCAGCCTGGGTTTCGTCGGACAGAGCGTCTACGGCGGTACCAAGGCGGCTCTCGAGGCCATGACAAAAACCTGGGCCCGTGAGCTCAGCGAGAACTGCACCGTCAACGCCATCAACCCCGGCCCCGTCCGCTCCGAGATGTACTCGCGCAACTCGGAAGAGTTCAAGCGTCTCATCAAGCCCTTCATCCAGAACGCCCCTCTCATGGCTGTGCGTCCTGGTGTCGACGACCCCgccatcgtcgaggaggctaAGACGACCGGTGGCCGTGCTggtgaggctgaggagattGCTGGAGTCGTTGCCATGCTTGCCGGTCCCGAGAGTTCGTGGATCACTGGCCAGGTCATCTGTGCCAACGGCGGTATGATCTTTGGTATGCAATAG
- a CDS encoding FCP1-like proteiny domain-containing protein, whose amino-acid sequence MNSLNIITARVSPPPSPSQSRSNSISSIGIGIASEDDPSLAQSDDRPSGHDVDPFTQDTFDESRFNTEKSYASEATPLLGDTGEVSKRSSWWHSIPRRLASSIIGSIRWVLATLASPGVYLIACFYDEDGNFAPWTQFGKLFGFHRGTRHKKDMDETEIRSEKEEHGRTTGFRRLAPRPRPVSGSSTTSSGLSSESESDGSRSGSLGRHARSKSLQPAEEGNPGRKSIRIKLNSDEALRQRKHRKTQSAVARTKASDLGSGDLSAHLKSPTSPIAALTKYPRTPAPPRPLIPRRQPSYLNIEAPTKQQKTLILDLDETLIHSMSKGGRMSTGHMVEVRLNTTYVGVGGQTSIGPQHPILYWVNKRPFCDEFLRRVCKWYNLVVFTASVQEYADPVIDWLETERKFFSARYYRQHCTFRQGAFIKDLSSVESDLSNVMILDNSPLSYLFHQDNAIPIQGWINDPTDTDLMHLVPLLEGLQYVHDVRALLALRGGEDGQHMA is encoded by the exons ATGAACTCTTTGAACATCATCACGGCCCGCGTGTCGCCTCCCCCGAGCCCAAGCCAATCGCGATCCAATAGTATAAGCTCCATTGGCATCGGCATTGCCTCCGAAGACGATCCTTCCCTCGCCCAATCCGATGATAGACCATCCGGACACGACGTCGACCCCTTCACCCAAGATACGTTTGACGAATCGCGGTTCAACACGGAAAAGTCTTATGCCAGCGAGGCCACGCCCCTATTGGGAGATACCGGCGAAGTCAGCAAGCGAAGCTCGTGGTGGCATTCAATCCCTCGCCGACTCGCCTCGAGCATCATCGGATCTATCCGATGGGTTCTCGCGACCTTGGCCTCCCCAGGCGTATATCTCATCGCTTGTTTTTACGACGAGGACGGCAATTTTGCGCCATGGACTCAATTCGGAAAGCTTTTTGGATTTCATAGAGGAACTCGACATAAGAAAGATATGGATGAGACCGAGATTCGTTCTGAAAAGGAGGAGCATGGGCGGACTACAGGATTTAGAAGGCTAGCACCGCGGCCCAGGCCAGTATCAGgatcttcaacaacatcatcagGACTCTCATCGGAATCGGAATCGGATGGATCACGATCAGGCAGCCTTGGACGGCACGCGCGGTCCAAATCACTGCAACCCGCAGAGGAGGGCAACCCCGGCCGGAAATCCATTCGAATCAAGCTCAACAGTGACGAGGCGCTCAGGCAACGGAAGCATAGGAAAACGCAGTCGGCCGTCGCGCGCACCAAGGCAAGCGACTTGGGCAGTGGCGATCTCTCGGCACACCTCAAGTCTCCTACCTCTCCCATCGCAGCTCTCACCAAGTACCCCAGGACACCGgcacctcctcggcctctcaTTCCTCGGCGGCAGCCTTCATATCTGAACATCGAAGCGCCGACGAAGCAGCAGAAGACGCTGATTCTGGACCTCGACGAGACACTGATTCACAGCATGTCTAAAGGAGGCAGGATGAGCACAGGACACATGGTCGAGGTGCGCCTGAACACGACATACGTGGGGGTTGGTGGACAGACATCGATCGGGCCGCAGCACCCGATACTATACTGGGTCAACAAGCGACCGTTCTGCGACGAGTTCTTACGCCGGGTGTGCAAGTGGTACAACCTGGTAGTGTTTACGGCGTCGGTTCAGGAGTACGCAGATCCAGTGATTGACTGGCTGGAGACGGAGAGGAAATTCTTCTCAGCACGGTACTACCGCCAGCACTGCACCTTCCGGCAAGGAGCGTTCATCAAGGACCTGAGCTCGGTTGAGTCTGACCTGAGCAACGTGATGATCTTGGACAATAGTCCGTTGAGCTATCTGTTCCACCAAG ACAATGCTATCCCGATTCAAGGCTGGATCAACGACCCAACAGATACAGACCTGATGCATCTGGTGCCTCTGCTGGAGGGACTGCAATATGTACATGATGTGAGAGCGCTGCTTGCGCTCCGAGGTGGCGAAGACGGACAGCACATGGCATGA
- a CDS encoding Ribosomal-L7Ae domain-containing protein, with amino-acid sequence MAAEKPDKKEKKDKKRSDESGVSKSKKEKKDKKDKKEKLAAALEEKLGQESAPKVAAKAAAAEDSDVEEDKAADLPLERTVVPFALPVADEKGMKKVYKTIRKAAKNNTLKRGVKEVVKTLRKSPPSAPGYTSFPGVVIIAGDISPMDVISHLPVLCEDHNVPFIFVTSRAELGAAAKTKRPTSVVMIMEKADGKKKEKAADKDGEDDGEAFGESYASLVKYVQKEYGKQAFWVKGGTKY; translated from the exons ATGGCCGCCGAGAAgcccgacaagaaggagaagaaggacaagaagcgaAGCGACGAGTCCGGCgtgtccaagtccaagaaggagaagaaggacaagaaggacaagaaggagaagctcgccgccgccctcgaggagaagctcggccAGGAGTCCGCTCCCAAGGTCGCCGCCaaggctgctgccgccgaggactctgatgtcgaggaggacaaggccgCCGACCTGCCCCTTGAGCGGACTGTCGTTCCGTTCGCCTTGCCCGTGGCGGACGAGAAGGGCATGAAGAAGGTCTACAAGACTATCCGAAAAG CGGCCAAGAACAACACGCTCAAGCGCGGTGTCAAGGAAGTCGTCAAGACCCTCCGAAAGTCTCCCCCCTCGGCTCCCGGCTACACGTCGTTCCCCGGCgttgtcatcatcgccggcGACATCTCCCCCATGGACGTCATCTCCCACCTCCCCGTGCTGTGCGAGGACCACAACGTGCCCTTCATCTTTGTGACGTCGCGAGCCGAGCTCGGCGCCGCGGCCAAGACGAAGCGTCCCACGTCGGTGGTGATGATCATGGAGAAGGCcgacggcaagaagaaggagaaggcggccgacaaggacggcgaggacGACGGCGAGGCGTTTGGCGAGAGCTACGCGTCGCTCGTCAAGTACGTGCAGAAGGAGTACGGCAAGCAGGCCTTCTGGGTCAAGGGCGGAACCAAGTATTGA
- a CDS encoding Cytochrome b-c1 complex subunit 8 gives MRPTQILRSGNADPVNGHYLGNWGHFGGEKQRGIVTYGLSANRQNPWAGATHAAIFNTFRRTKSQIFYWLPPMLAGYYIMDWAVHRSEYLNSKAGRAEFADEEE, from the exons ATGAGACCGACTCAGATCCTCCGAAGCGGCAACGCTGACCCCGTCAACGGACA CTACCTGGGCAACTGGGGCCACTTCG GTGGTGAGAAGCAGCGAGGTATCGTCACCTACGGTCTGTCCGCCAACCGACAGAACCCCTGGGCCGGCGCCACCCAcgccgccatcttcaacacctTCCGCCGAACCAAGAGCCAGATCTTCTACTGGCTTCCCCCCATGCTGGCCGGTTACTACATCATGGACTGGGCCGTCCACCG AAGCGAGTACCTCAACTCCAAGGCTGGTCGCGCCGAGTTcgctgacgaggaggagtaA
- a CDS encoding Prohibitin: MAGAARALNWMYRMAVPASAAFFIGSQAIYDVKGGTRAVIFDRVSGVKETVVNEGTHFLIPWLQRSVIFDVRTKPRNIATTTGSKDLQMVSLTLRVLHRPNVKALPKIYQNLGIDYDERVLPSIGNEVLKSIVAQFDAAELITQREAVSERIRADLTRRAAEFNIALEDVSITHMTFGREFTKAVEQKQIAQQDAERARFIVEKAEQERQANVIRAEGESESADAISKAIQKAGDGLIQIRKIEASREIAATLSSNPNVAYLPGGKQGGQYLLSVGKA, translated from the exons ATGGCGGGCGCTGCGAGAGCCCTCAACTGGATGTACCGCATGGCGGTGCCGGCCTCGGCCGCCTTCTTCATTGGCAGCCAGGCCATCTACGATGTCAAGGGTGGAACGCGGGCAGTCATCTTTGACCGAGTGAGCGGTGTCAAGGAGACTGTTGTCAATGAGGGCACTCACTTCCTGATCCCTTGGCTGCAGAGGAGCGTCATCTTTGACGTGCGGACCAAGCCTAGGAACATCGCAACCACGACGGGCAGCAAGGATTTGCAGATGGTTAGCTTGACCCTGCGAGTGCTGCACCGGCCAAACGTCAAGGCCCTCCCCAAGATCTACCAG AACCTCGGCATCGACTACGATGAGCGAGTCCTCCCCTCCATCGGAAACGAGGTCCTCAAGTCCATCGTCGCCCAGTTCGACGCCGCAGAGCTCATCACCCAGCGAGAGGCCGTCTCTGAGCGCATCCGCGCCGACCTGACCCGCCGCGCCGCCGAGTTCAACATTGCCCTGGAGGACGTGTCCATCACCCACATGACTTTCGGCCGCGAGTTCACAAAGGCCGTCGAGCAGAAGCAGATTGCCCAGCAGGACGCCGAGCGGGCGCGCTTCATCGTCGAAAAGGCCGAGCAGGAGCGACAGGCCAACGTCATCCGCGCCGAGGGAGAGTCCGAGTCTGCCGACGCCATCAGCAAGGCCATCCAGAAGGCtggtgatggcctcatccAGATCCGAAAGATCGAGGCCAGCCGAGAGATCGCCGCCACTCTGTCGTCGAACCCCAACGTGGCGTACCTGCCTGGTGGAAAGCAGGGCGGTCAGTACCTGTTGTCGGTGGGCAAGGCTTAA
- a CDS encoding Exonuclease domain-containing protein, giving the protein MSLSLKHIPCPAGNKCTAFHCIFGHENDQPAAPAVPAARAENNGSQTKEATSANQEVPRKRMRADPADSPRISQNSSQASSGVSRVGSADALATQPKPATSKVRDPDRPVSPPSLKRKIPISNKAQDETPRAFSRTMAQPGSRSISQSRSSPAQKPAPVKAKKAESLNPRLLKSSPASHDIRLRLVRMLHQEFTRLNTELKKKNKDGKTDLTLSDQDLIVRALDEEEHLAVHKAAVYSNVMKNKVMQYKRMNVDQWRTEREEEKKKAALEAEGKDASDVPKEIKTGLTPTQEVELTKQILTSIEKLAEHGYVPVVPTEEAIERARQGVEAAKGWEKCDRCQQRFQVFPGRREEDGALTSGGTCTFHWGKTYIAPKTPGDKTRQPKRYQCCGQEVGDSVGCFTRDHHVFKTSDPKRLASLLNFAETPENPLAPTDRAVAFDCEMGYTVYGMELIRLTATSWPTGEELLDVLVRPLGEILDLNSRYSGVWPDDLAQAEPWSADDTSKPAKSSDESASEDGELKPKKKKLKVVSSPEVARDLLFSLISPKTPLIGHGLENDLNAVRIVHPTIIDTVLLYPHKAGLPYRYGLKMLMDVHLNRKIQQETGPKMLGHDSAEDARAAGDLVRLKIRNLWMDMQRDGWKLVDGKFVAPPGKGNGGDKGLTEEFIETQSSIVL; this is encoded by the coding sequence ATGAGCTTGTCTCTCAAGCACATCCCTTGTCCAGCCGGCAACAAATGCACCGCCTTTCATTGCATCTTTGGCCATGAGAATGATCAGCCTGCCGCCCCAGCAGTGCCAGCTGCTAGAGCTGAGAACAATGGATCGCAGACCAAGGAGGCCACTTCAGCCAACCAAGAGGTTCCACGAAAGCGCATGAGAGCTGACCCTGCGGATTCACCTAGAATATCTCAAAATTCTAGCCAGGCTTCTTCTGGAGTATCCCGTGTAGGGTCAGCGGATGCGCTGGCCACCCAGCCCAAACCAGCAACCAGTAAGGTCAGAGACCCCGACCGTCCAGTGTCACCTCCGTCCTTGAAACGAAAAATTCCCATATCGAACAAAGCCCAAGATGAGACTCCAAGGGCCTTCTCCAGAACAATGGCCCAGCCAGGCTCCAGGTCCATCAGTCAATCACGCTCATCGCCAGCGCAGAAGCCTGCGCCAGTCaaagccaagaaggctgAATCACTGAACCCTAGGCTTCTTAAAAGCTCTCCTGCCAGCCACGACATCCGTCTGAGGCTTGTCCGGATGCTTCATCAAGAGTTCACCCGGCTAAACAcagagctcaagaagaagaacaaagaCGGCAAAACGGACCTTACCTTGTCCGATCAGGATCTTATTGTTCGAGCcctggatgaggaggagcacCTCGCCGTCCACAAGGCAGCCGTCTATTCAAACGTCATGAAAAACAAGGTCATGCAGTACAAGCGCATGAATGTCGACCAGTGGAGGACAGaacgggaggaggagaagaagaaggccgcgCTCGAGGCTGAGGGCAAGGACGCTTCCGACGTGCCAAAAGAGATCAAGACAGGTCTAACACCAACTCAAGAGGTTGAGCTCACCAAGCAAATATTGACGTCGATTGAAAAGTTAGCAGAGCACGGATATGTCCCTGTTGTCCCCAcagaagaggccatcgagaGGGCGAGGCAAGGCGTCGAGGCGGCCAAGGGGTGGGAGAAGTGCGACCGCTGCCAGCAGCGTTTCCAGGTTTTCCCAGGGAGACGTGAGGAAGACGGTGCCCTCACATCAGGCGGTACATGCACCTTTCACTGGGGCAAGACGTACATTGCACCCAAAACCCCTGGCGACAAGACCAGACAGCCCAAGCGGTACCAGTGCTGTGGTCAGGAGGTGGGAGACTCTGTCGGTTGCTTTACACGTGATCACCACGTCTTCAAGACTTCAGATCCCAAGAGGCTTGCATCTTTACTCAACTTTGCAGAGACTCCAGAGAACCCGTTAGCACCCACGGATAGAGCTGTGGCTTTTGACTGCGAGATGGGTTATACGGTCTACGGCATGGAGCTGATTCGGCTGACAGCGACATCCTGGCCTACAGGAGAGGAACTATTGGATGTCTTGGTCCGTCCTCTTGGAGAGATCCTCGATCTCAACTCACGTTACTCTGGTGTCTGGCCAGATGACCTCGCCCAGGCCGAACCGTGGTCCGCAGACGACACCTCCAAGCCCGCCAAGAGCAGCGACGAGAGCGCCAGCGAAGACGGCGAGCTCAAAcctaagaagaagaagctcaaggtcgtCTCGTCCCCCGAGGTTGCCCGAGACCTCCTCTTCTCGCTCATCTCGCCCAAGACGCCCCTTATTGGGCACGGCCTGGAGAACGACCTCAACGCCGTCCGCATCGTGCACCCGACCATCATCGATACGGTGCTCCTCTACCCCCACAAGGCCGGTTTGCCCTACCGGTACGGACTCAAGATGCTCATGGACGTCCACCTCAACCGCAAGATCCAGCAGGAGACAGGACCAAAGATGCTGGGTCACGACTCAGCCGAGGACGCCAGAGCAGCGGGTGATCTTGTACGCCTCAAGATTCGCAACTTATGGATGGACATGCAAAGGGATGGTTGGAAATTGGTTGATGGGAAGTTTGTAGCTCCTCCTGGAAAGGGCAATGGAGGGGACAAGGGGTTGACTGAAGAGTTTATTGAGACTCAATCTAGCATAGTTCTTTGA